A single window of Crassostrea angulata isolate pt1a10 chromosome 8, ASM2561291v2, whole genome shotgun sequence DNA harbors:
- the LOC128159804 gene encoding dual specificity protein phosphatase 7-like, whose product MPSVEFVMKMSVDFCSPDRLMEGIRAGEKVVLLDCRPQNDFVRSHIQGAINISLPNLMLRRLRKGNLKTSCLIQNNEAKETFNRLWKSHKIVIYDECTTDTNSNPSNVVDLLMKKLRQDGANVSCLAGGFQQFEKIANDLCRRTEKTDDSIFGLCNLKISDDSGNGTSESDSENLNSPACMSPYPVEVLNHLYLGNAKNSADIDLLKKCGIKYILNVTPNVPNKFAEDSDFKYMQIPVADQLSQNLSAFFPEAIAFIDEARENGCGVLVHCLAGISRSVTVTVAYLMQKEQMTLNQAYDHVKRCKPNISPNFNFMGQLLDFEKSLSGNNTQGHPGFFCQRSNTLESDSSVRQT is encoded by the exons ATGCCTAGCGTGGAGTTTGTAATGAAAATGTCGGTGGATTTTTGTAGTCCGGATAGGCTAATGGAGGGTATCCGGGCGGGAGAGAAGGTGGTCCTTTTGGATTGTCGCCCTCAGAATGACTTTGTGCGATCTCATATTCAGGGTGCAATAAACATTTCACTGCCGAACCTCATGCTGAGGCGACTCCGAAAGGGAAACCTCAAGACGTCGTGTTTGATTCAGAATAACGAAGCCAAGGAGACCTTTAACCGACTGTGGAAATCGCATAAGATTGTGATATATGATGAGTGTACGACAGACACCAATTCTAATCCTTCCAATGTTGTGGATTTACTCATGAAGAAACTTCGTCAAGATGGAGCTAATGTCTCTTGTTTAGCAG gaGGATTCCAACAGtttgaaaaaattgcaaatgaTTTGTGTCGACGAACGGAAAAAACCGATGATTCTATTTTCGGATtgtgcaatttaaaaatttcgGATGATTCCGGAAACGGAACGTCGGAATCGGACAGTGAGAACCTGAACTCTCCGGCATGCATGTCCCCGTACCCCGTGGAAGTCCTGAACCACCTCTATCTGGGAAACGCCAAAAACTCGGCGGACATTGACTTGCTGAAAAAGTGCggaattaaatacattttaaatgttacaCCCAATGTGCCAAACAAATTCGCAGAAGATAGTGACTTTAAATACATGCAGATCCCAGTAGCAGACCAGCTATCCCAGAACCTTTCTGCCTTTTTCCCAGAAGCAATCGCATTTATCG ACGAGGCGCGGGAGAATGGCTGTGGTGTTTTGGTGCACTGCCTGGCAGGAATCAGTCGATCTGTGACGGTCACCGTGGCTTATCTGATGCAGAAAGAGCAGATGACCTTAAACCAAGCTTACGACCACGTCAAACGGTGCAAGCCTAACATTTCCCCAAACTTCAATTTCATGGGGCAGCTACTAGACTTTGAAAAATCCCTCTCTGGGAACAATACGCAGGGACATCCGGGCTTTTTCTGTCAACGATCAAACACACTGGAGTCTGACAGCAGTGTTCGGCAAACGTGA